In one window of Haloimpatiens sp. FM7315 DNA:
- a CDS encoding ABC transporter permease, with protein MDFIINVLEQGLIFSITSMGVYITYKILDFPDLSVDGTFPLGASLAAVCLVNNINPIFACIIALIGGSIAGLVTGVLNVKFKISNLLSSILVMIALYSVNLRIMGKSNIPLFNVNSMFNTSVSPIIIILILALSTKILLDLFLKTKMGFILRVTGDNEQLVTSLGVNKNVIKIIGLMFSNALVAFSGAIFSQYQGFADVGMGTGIVVMGLAAVIMGESLLGQLSFVKGSTMALFGAILYKGSIAIALRLGLPATDLKLITAVIVVISLSLSNKKFNLKGKLCLKKGGDRIASNKKSVQSI; from the coding sequence ATGGATTTTATAATTAATGTTTTAGAACAAGGTTTAATCTTCTCCATAACCTCTATGGGAGTTTATATAACCTATAAGATATTAGATTTTCCTGATCTTTCTGTAGATGGGACCTTTCCTCTAGGAGCGTCTCTTGCAGCAGTATGTCTTGTTAATAATATTAATCCAATATTTGCATGTATTATAGCTTTAATTGGAGGTTCAATAGCAGGTTTAGTTACTGGAGTTTTAAATGTTAAATTTAAAATTTCAAATCTTTTATCCTCTATACTTGTAATGATAGCTCTATATTCTGTGAATTTAAGAATAATGGGGAAGTCAAATATACCCTTATTTAATGTGAATTCTATGTTTAATACATCAGTATCCCCTATAATTATAATTTTAATATTAGCTTTGAGTACAAAAATACTATTGGACCTATTTTTAAAAACTAAAATGGGTTTTATATTAAGAGTTACAGGAGACAATGAACAGTTAGTAACTTCTCTTGGGGTAAATAAGAATGTTATAAAGATAATAGGGCTTATGTTTTCAAATGCTTTGGTAGCTTTTTCTGGAGCAATTTTTTCCCAGTATCAAGGATTTGCTGATGTAGGTATGGGGACAGGAATTGTAGTTATGGGACTTGCAGCGGTTATTATGGGGGAATCTCTTTTAGGACAATTAAGTTTTGTGAAGGGTAGTACTATGGCATTATTTGGAGCTATTTTGTATAAAGGATCTATTGCAATAGCTTTAAGGCTGGGACTTCCTGCTACAGATTTAAAACTTATAACAGCAGTTATTGTTGTTATTTCACTATCACTTAGTAACAAAAAATTTAATTTAAAGGGAAAACTATGCTTAAAAAAGGGTGGTGACAGAATTGCTTCAAATAAAAAATCTGTACAAAGTATTTAA